The DNA segment TTTGAAAAAATATCACAATGGAAAAGGGCGGTAGAACGTTCGAGGGAATGGGATCTCAATCGGAATAGTTAAATTAGTAATTAATCTGATGCGCTTATGCCGTTTTGAATAAAAATAGTAAGTTAGTGTGGACTATTTGAGACTTAATTTCACCTAAGATTGAAAAATTTCTAGTTCTGCTTGAAGTTGCCTAATGTCTATTTTTGAATCAGGAGGTAGCGCTTCAGGCAAAAAATGTACTCGAGTCAAGTGGGTCGATTAGAGTTCGAGTTAATTGAAACACTTCTAATTCATTAAATTAGGAAGTGGTGCAAGCTTTCATTACGCAGTTGCGAAATCTAGAAGAGCGCAAGCCATAGCACGACAAAGAGTTCAAGGATTTGTTCTAAAGCTCCCAGGCAATCACCAGTATAGCCTCCGAGTCGCTTGTTGAGATAGCGACGCACCAACAGTACGATCACGAAGCCTCCCACCAGAAAACCCAGTAGGAAAATACCTTCGACCAGCAAAGCTGCCAACACAACAGAGGCCAAGCCTGCAAACAGTAGTCGCCATGGAGAGTGAGGTGCAGCTAGTAGCCGCATCTTGCTATGTTCGTCACGCTGTACGTAGCTACTGACATTCTGTAACAGCACGGCTCCAAAGCGGGGATAGCTGTGCATCAGCACCAGGGCTAGGGGAATCTGACTGGGCTCCAGCAACAAAAGTGCGTTGCCCTTCAGCAGAAAACTAGTGATCAGACCGAGTACGCCGAAGGTGCCCAGATACGAATCTTTCATGATTCGCAGCACCTGATCCGTAGTCCAGCCTCCTCCCATCCCATCACAGAAATCAGCGAAGCCATCCTCGTGAAAAGCCCCAGTGACCCAGATACCAAGAGCCAAGGTGCCCCAAATAGCCAAGCCAGTGCCCCACAAGCCCTGCAAACCCAGAAAAGCTAGCGCACAGATGCCACCGATCAGCCAGCCTACCCAGGGCAGATAGCTGGAGGCCCGTTGCATCTGAACAGTGGAATAGGCAACGTGAGGAGTTGGTAAGCGAGTGAAGGACTTGACGGAGAGCCAGAACGCTTGCCATTCACGATCCAGCAAGTCAGGGATATTCAGGGACATGCCTGACTGACTCCGGCAGATTCGAAGGAAGCCATTTCATTGAGGAAGCGCACTGCAGACTCCAACAAGGGTAACGCAAGGGCCGCACCGGAACCTTCTCCGAGGGCCAGGTTCAAATCCAGTAAGGGGGTCGCGCCGATGGCATCCAGCAGATGGCGATGGCCCAGTTCTCGTGAACAATGGGCAAAAATACAGTAGTCAATCAGGTGTGGATAACTCAACAGGGCAGGCAAAAGGGCAGCTGAGACAATAAATCCATCCACCAATATTGTGATCTGCAATTCTGCTGCCTGCATCGCAGCTCCACAGAGCATCGCTAATTCGAAGCCCCCAAAAGTAGCGAGAACCTCCCAGGGATTCTGAATATCCTGATGGAATTCAAGGCCTTGCTGCAGCAGATG comes from the SAR324 cluster bacterium genome and includes:
- a CDS encoding adenosylcobinamide-GDP ribazoletransferase; translation: MSLNIPDLLDREWQAFWLSVKSFTRLPTPHVAYSTVQMQRASSYLPWVGWLIGGICALAFLGLQGLWGTGLAIWGTLALGIWVTGAFHEDGFADFCDGMGGGWTTDQVLRIMKDSYLGTFGVLGLITSFLLKGNALLLLEPSQIPLALVLMHSYPRFGAVLLQNVSSYVQRDEHSKMRLLAAPHSPWRLLFAGLASVVLAALLVEGIFLLGFLVGGFVIVLLVRRYLNKRLGGYTGDCLGALEQILELFVVLWLALF